From Candidatus Eremiobacteraceae bacterium:
GGCAGCGGATCTGCATCGCGCGCGCGATCGCGCTCGAACCGGAAGCGCTGCTGCTGGACGAACCGGCTGCCGGCCTCGACCCGGTCGCCACGCAAGTGCTCGAAGACGTCCTGATCCGGCTGCGGCGCGAGTGCACGCTGATCGTCGCGACGAACAATCTGCAGCAAGCCGCACGGCTATCAGACGTCACCTGTTACTTGGCCCGCGGCGAAGTGGTGGAGATCGGCGACACACCGTCGTTATTCAGCCGGCCGTCGGACCCGCGCACCGAAGACTTTCTCGCAGGGCGCATAGATTGAGGAGCGATCAGTGAAAACCGAACCGATGCAGTCACCGCTCGGACCGATGCGCGATGACGGCATGCGCTACTACGACTCGGCGCTCGACGTCGTCGGCCGCACGCCGCTCGTCAAACTGCGGCGCGTGATGGACAGCCCGAAGTGCACCGTGCTGGCGAAGATCGAGTACGTCAATCCCGGCGGATCGGTGAAAGATCGTCCGTCGCTTGCGATGGTGCGCGACGCTGAAGAGCGCGGCTTGCTCCGCCCCGGCGGAACGATCGTCGAGGCGACGTCCGGCAACACCGGCTCGGCTTTGGCGATGGTCGCTGCGATCAAAGGTTACCGCTGCATACTCGTGATGCCCGACAAGGTGAGCGACGAGAAAGTCTCACTGCTGAAGGCATATGGTGCGGAAGTAGTCATCACGCCCACCAAAGCGCCGGCGAGCAGTCCGGAATCGTACTACGGCGTGTCGGCGAAACTCGCCGCCGAGATACCGGGTGCGTTTCAGCCCAATCAGTTCGCCAATCAGGTGAACCCGAAGGCGCATGAAGAAACGACCGGGCCGGAGATCTGGGAGCAGACGTCGGGCAAGATCACGCACTACGTCGGCGGCGTCGGCACGGGCGGCACCATCTCGGGCATCGCGCACTTCTTGAAAAGGATGAATCCAAACATCATCGTGGTCGGCGCGGATCC
This genomic window contains:
- a CDS encoding cysteine synthase family protein, with translation MKTEPMQSPLGPMRDDGMRYYDSALDVVGRTPLVKLRRVMDSPKCTVLAKIEYVNPGGSVKDRPSLAMVRDAEERGLLRPGGTIVEATSGNTGSALAMVAAIKGYRCILVMPDKVSDEKVSLLKAYGAEVVITPTKAPASSPESYYGVSAKLAAEIPGAFQPNQFANQVNPKAHEETTGPEIWEQTSGKITHYVGGVGTGGTISGIAHFLKRMNPNIIVVGADP